In one window of Agrobacterium larrymoorei DNA:
- the moaA gene encoding GTP 3',8-cyclase MoaA — translation MVDPFGRAITYLRVSVTDRCDFRCTYCMSEHMTFLPKKDLLTLEELNRLCSVFIAKGVRKLRLTGGEPLVRKNIMHLVRDLGRHVYAGTLDELTLTTNGSQLAGHAAELYDCGVRRINVSLDTLDSDKFRQITRWGDFSKVMAGIDAALAAGIKIKINAVALKDFNEHEIPNLMRFAHDRGMDLTVIETMPMGEIEEDRTDRYLPLSQLRASLEEQFTLSDIPFKTGGPARYVDVKETGGRLGFITPMTHNFCESCNRVRLTCTGTLYMCLGQDDAADLRTALRASEDNALLSQAIEDAILRKPKGHDFVIDRTHKRPAVARHMSVTGG, via the coding sequence ATGGTTGACCCCTTTGGTCGCGCCATAACCTATCTGCGTGTTTCGGTAACGGACCGCTGCGATTTCCGCTGCACCTATTGCATGTCCGAGCATATGACCTTCCTTCCTAAGAAGGATTTGCTGACGCTGGAAGAGCTTAACCGTCTCTGTTCCGTCTTCATTGCCAAGGGCGTGCGCAAGCTGAGGCTGACAGGCGGCGAGCCGCTGGTTCGCAAGAACATCATGCATCTGGTGCGTGATCTCGGACGTCATGTCTATGCCGGTACGCTGGATGAACTGACGCTGACGACGAACGGCTCACAGCTGGCGGGCCATGCCGCCGAGCTTTACGATTGCGGCGTGCGCCGCATCAATGTGTCGCTAGATACACTGGACTCGGATAAGTTCCGCCAGATCACCCGCTGGGGCGATTTCTCCAAGGTGATGGCAGGCATTGATGCAGCGCTTGCCGCTGGCATCAAGATCAAGATCAACGCGGTTGCGCTGAAGGATTTCAACGAGCATGAAATTCCCAATCTGATGCGCTTCGCGCATGATCGCGGCATGGACCTCACCGTCATCGAGACCATGCCGATGGGCGAGATCGAGGAAGACCGCACCGACCGCTATCTGCCGTTGTCTCAGCTTCGCGCGTCGCTGGAAGAACAGTTCACACTCAGCGATATTCCTTTCAAGACCGGCGGTCCGGCTCGCTATGTGGACGTGAAGGAAACCGGCGGTCGGCTGGGCTTCATCACGCCCATGACGCATAATTTCTGCGAAAGCTGCAATCGCGTCCGCCTCACTTGCACGGGCACGCTTTATATGTGCCTTGGACAGGACGATGCGGCGGATTTGAGAACGGCTCTGCGCGCATCCGAAGACAACGCGCTTCTTTCGCAAGCCATTGAAGAT